From Constrictibacter sp. MBR-5:
TGAGAGCGGATCTGGACCGGTTCATCGCCGAGCTTCGCGCCAGCATCCCCGCCGCTTTCGAGAGCGATGAGTTCCGCGGGCGCCTTCAGGCCCTGGAAGCGGCCCTGAAGGATCGCCAGGAGCAGGCTCTCGGCGCGGTGCAGGCCGAAGCGGAAGGGAAGGGGGTCGCCCTGATCCGCACCCCGATGGGCTTCGCCTTCGCGCCCGCGCGCCGGGGCGAGGTGATCTCCCCGGAGGACTTTCGCCAGATCCCGCAGGCGGAGCAGGAGCGCATCCGGCAGACGATCGAGGTGCTGCAGAAGCGGCTGCAGGCGGCGCTCGAGGAGTTTCCGCGCTGGGAGCGGGAGCACCGCCAGAAGGTACGCGAACTCCAGCAGGAGACGATCCGCTACGCGGTCGGCCATACCATCGCCGAACTGCGCCGGAGCCATGCCGACCTGCCCGATGTCGCCGCCCATCTCGATGCGATGGAGGCCGACATCGTCGAGAACGCGGAAGAGCTGATGCGTCCGCCGGGAATGCCGCAGCCGTTCCCGCCGGGCGCACAGCTCACCGTCGACGGCTCGCTGTTGGAGTCTCCCGCCCTGCGGCGCTACCGCGTCAACGTCCTGGTCGACAATGGCGGATGCTCCGGCGCTCCGGTGATCTACGAGGACAATCCGGCACACGCGAATCTGATTGGCCGCATCGAGCACATGTCGCAGTTCGGTGCTCTTGCGACCGACTTCCTACTGATCAAGGGCGGGGCGCTGCATCGCGCAAACGGCGGCTATCTGGTGGTCGATGCCGCCAAGCTGCTGATGCAGCCGCTCGCCTACGACCAGCTGAAGCGGGCGCTCCGCGCCCGCGAGATCGCGATCGAGTCGCTCGCGCAGGCGCTCAGCCTCATCTCCACGGTCTCGCTGGAACCGGAGGCCATACCGCTCGACGTTAAGGTGCTGCTGGTCGGGGAGCGGCATCTCTACTACCTGCTCACGGCCTACGATCCGGAATTCCCGGAGCTGTTCAAGATCGCCGCCGATTTCGAAGACGAACTGGAGCGGACCGACGAGTCCGCGATGCTCTACGCGCGGCTGATCGCGACGATCGGCCGCCGCGAAGGCCTGAAGCCGTTCACGCGGGAAGCGGTCATGGAAGCGATCGACCATGCCTCGCAGATGGCCGGCGATGCCGAGAAGGTGTCGGCACACATGCGGGGAGTGGCCGACGTGCTGCGCGAGGCGGATTTTCTCGCCGGTGAAGCCGCCGCCGTCGAGGCGACTGACGTCATCGCGGCGGTGGAGGGGCAGGTTCGCCGGCAAGCCCGGCTCCGCGACCGCATCCAGGAGGCGATCGCTCGCAGATCTCTTCTCGTCGACACCGAGGGCGCCAGGGTCGGCCAGATCAACGGCCTGTCGGTCAGCCAGATCGGCCAGATGGCTTTTGGCCATCCGGTGCGCATTACCGCGCGGGTCCGCATGGGACGGGGCGGCGTCCTGGACATCGAGCGCGAGGCCAAGCTCGGTGGTCCCATCCACACCAAGGGCGTCATGATCCTCTCCGGCTTCCTGGCCGAGAGATTTCTCCCCGACAAGCCGCTCACGCTCTCCGCCAGCCTCGTCTTCGAGCAGTCCT
This genomic window contains:
- a CDS encoding ATP-binding protein — protein: MTKPSPLDAGQMRRRTSPGSLRFETTAELEEIDDIIGQERALEAIRLGIGIRRPGYNLFVLGPAGTGKHTAVRRFLSRTAERERPPPDWCYVHNFKDAYRPRFLRLPSGRGAGLRADLDRFIAELRASIPAAFESDEFRGRLQALEAALKDRQEQALGAVQAEAEGKGVALIRTPMGFAFAPARRGEVISPEDFRQIPQAEQERIRQTIEVLQKRLQAALEEFPRWEREHRQKVRELQQETIRYAVGHTIAELRRSHADLPDVAAHLDAMEADIVENAEELMRPPGMPQPFPPGAQLTVDGSLLESPALRRYRVNVLVDNGGCSGAPVIYEDNPAHANLIGRIEHMSQFGALATDFLLIKGGALHRANGGYLVVDAAKLLMQPLAYDQLKRALRAREIAIESLAQALSLISTVSLEPEAIPLDVKVLLVGERHLYYLLTAYDPEFPELFKIAADFEDELERTDESAMLYARLIATIGRREGLKPFTREAVMEAIDHASQMAGDAEKVSAHMRGVADVLREADFLAGEAAAVEATDVIAAVEGQVRRQARLRDRIQEAIARRSLLVDTEGARVGQINGLSVSQIGQMAFGHPVRITARVRMGRGGVLDIEREAKLGGPIHTKGVMILSGFLAERFLPDKPLTLSASLVFEQSYGGVEGDSASLAELIALLSALSGVPIRQELGITGSVNQHGAVQPIGGVNEKIEGFFDVCARRGFAEGNGVLIPASNVVNLMLRRDVVATREEGRFHIYPVESVDEAVALMLGRPAGIREDGRFPPESVNGLVETRLDGFAEAARRFGSNGAAGPRGDEEKA